In Malaclemys terrapin pileata isolate rMalTer1 chromosome 10, rMalTer1.hap1, whole genome shotgun sequence, the following are encoded in one genomic region:
- the FAHD1 gene encoding acylpyruvase FAHD1, mitochondrial, with protein MASSKSLAKFWEWGRNIICVGRNYAEHAQELKNALPSEPLFFLKPSSAYVREGDPIIKPYYCNNLHHEVELGVVIGKKAHAVSQKSAMDHVAGYALCLDMTARDTQAECKKKGLPWTLAKGFNTSCPVSDFVPKEKIPDPHKLQIWLKVNGELRQEGETSSMIFSIPYIISYISEIITLEEGDLILTGSPKGVSAVQEHDEIQAGIHGILSMQFKVAQQSRQS; from the coding sequence ATGGCTTCGTCCAAGTCTTTGGCCAAGTTCTGGGAATGGGGCAGAAACATCATCTGCGTAGGGAGGAATTATGCAGAGCATGCCCAGGAGCTGAAAAATGCTCTCCCCAGCGAGCCCCTTTTTTTCCTGAAGCCTTCCTCAGCCTATGTCCGGGAAGGAGACCCCATTATCAAGCCTTACTACTGCAACAATCTGCACCATGAGGTGGAGCTGGGAGTGGTGATTGGGAAGAAAGCCCATGCTGTCTCCCAGAAGTCTGCTATGGACCACGTGGCAGGTTATGCCCTGTGCTTGGACATGACAGCCAGGGACACCCAAGCTGAGTGCAAGAAAAAGGGCCTTCCTTGGACCTTAGCCAAAGGCTTCAATACGTCATGTCCGGTTAGTGATTTTGTGCCCAAGGAAAAGATACCAGACCCACACAAGCTGCAGATCTGGCTCAAGGTAAATGGTGAGCTGAGGCAAGAAGGGGAAACTTCTTCTATGATTTTCTCTATCCCCTACATCATCAGCTATATCAGTGAAATCATCACCCTGGAAGAAGGAGACCTGATTTTGACAGGTAGCCCCAAAGGTGTTTCTGCTGTCCAGGAGCACGATGAGATACAAGCTGGAATACACGGCATCCTCAGTATGCAGTTTAAGGTGGCACAGCAATCGCGCCAATCTTGA